The Streptomyces sp. CC0208 genome window below encodes:
- a CDS encoding Gfo/Idh/MocA family oxidoreductase yields the protein MKVGCIGLGDIAQKAYLPVLGGRPGVELHVQTRTPATLTRVADGLHLPEGQRHRDLDSLLAQGLDAAFVHAPTSVHPEIVARLLEAGVPTYVDKPLAYELADSERLVALAEQQNVSLAVGFNRRFAPGYAQCAEHPRELILMQKNRIGLPEEPRAMILDDFIHVVDTLRFLVPGAVDDVTVRARVEDGLLHHVVLQLAGEGFTALGVMNRLSGSAEEILEVSGQDTKRQVLNLAEVIDHKGQPTVRRRGDWVPVARQRGIEQAVLAFLDAVRAGKVLSARDALATHELCERVVRAVQERAA from the coding sequence GTGAAGGTCGGCTGCATCGGACTCGGTGACATCGCGCAGAAGGCGTATCTGCCGGTGCTCGGCGGTCGGCCCGGCGTCGAACTGCATGTGCAGACGCGGACCCCGGCGACGCTGACCCGGGTCGCCGACGGGCTCCACCTGCCCGAGGGGCAACGGCACCGGGACCTCGACTCGCTGCTCGCCCAGGGCCTCGACGCCGCCTTCGTGCACGCGCCGACGAGCGTGCACCCCGAGATCGTCGCGCGGTTGCTGGAGGCGGGCGTACCGACGTACGTCGACAAGCCGCTCGCGTACGAACTCGCCGACTCCGAACGGCTGGTGGCGCTCGCCGAGCAGCAGAACGTGAGCCTGGCCGTCGGCTTCAACCGGCGGTTCGCCCCCGGGTACGCGCAATGCGCCGAGCATCCGCGCGAGCTGATCCTCATGCAGAAGAACCGGATCGGGCTCCCGGAGGAGCCGCGCGCGATGATCCTCGACGACTTCATCCACGTCGTCGACACCCTGCGGTTCCTGGTGCCGGGGGCGGTCGACGACGTGACGGTACGCGCGCGCGTGGAGGACGGCCTGCTGCATCACGTCGTGCTCCAGCTCGCGGGGGAGGGCTTCACCGCGCTCGGGGTGATGAACCGGCTCAGCGGCTCGGCCGAGGAGATCCTGGAGGTGTCCGGGCAGGACACCAAGCGGCAGGTCCTCAACCTCGCCGAGGTGATCGACCACAAGGGCCAGCCGACCGTGCGGCGCCGCGGCGACTGGGTGCCGGTGGCCCGGCAGCGCGGCATCGAGCAGGCGGTGCTCGCCTTCCTCGACGCCGTGCGCGCGGGAAAGGTGCTCAGCGCCCGGGACGCGCTGGCGACCCATGAGCTGTGCGAGCGGGTGGTACGCGCGGTGCAGGAGCGGGCCGCCTGA
- the lnt gene encoding apolipoprotein N-acyltransferase, which yields MNLSGHWLASPWRRSTVAVLAGALPVLAFPAPSLWWLAYVALVPWIALIRSAPTAKRAAYDGWAGGFGFMVGMHHWLLPSLSVFIFVIGALLGALWAPWGALVRHFLAGTPSRGRIAAALAVLPSGWLGIELVRSWQGLGGPWGVLGASQWEVAPALRLASVGGVWLISFLIVAVNVSFAVLVTVRESRVPAVAGLVATAAVTSAAWMWSPRPDTGGGTRIAVVQPGVIDGPDRRFAREEQLTRDLAGQDVDLIVWGESSVGFDLGDRPDLSKRIAALSEETGADILVNVDARRSDKPGIYKSSVLVGPDGLTGDRYDKMRLVPFGEYIPARSLLGWVTSVGKAAAENRRHGSEQVVMNVGHGLKVGPMVCFESAFPDMSRHLAENGAQLLIAQSATSSFQQSWAPEQHASLAALRAAETGRPMVHSTLTGVSAVYDASGQRVGPWVGTDASTARVYDVPLATGTTPYVRFGDWPVHAALLVLAVWGALQLAGRFRRPAPAPRVPPARTAHGSPARPGR from the coding sequence ATGAACCTGTCCGGCCACTGGCTTGCCTCCCCGTGGCGGCGCTCGACCGTCGCGGTGCTGGCAGGCGCCCTCCCCGTCCTCGCGTTCCCGGCACCGTCCCTGTGGTGGCTCGCCTACGTCGCCCTCGTCCCCTGGATCGCGCTGATCCGCTCGGCTCCGACGGCGAAACGAGCGGCGTACGACGGCTGGGCCGGCGGTTTCGGGTTCATGGTGGGAATGCACCACTGGCTGCTGCCGAGCCTGAGCGTGTTCATCTTCGTCATCGGCGCCTTGCTCGGCGCGCTGTGGGCCCCGTGGGGCGCGCTCGTCCGGCACTTCCTGGCCGGAACTCCCTCGCGCGGCCGGATCGCCGCCGCCCTGGCCGTACTGCCGTCGGGCTGGCTCGGCATCGAGCTCGTCCGTTCCTGGCAGGGGCTCGGCGGCCCCTGGGGCGTGCTCGGGGCCAGCCAGTGGGAGGTCGCGCCGGCCCTGCGGCTGGCTTCGGTGGGCGGGGTGTGGCTGATCAGCTTCCTGATCGTGGCCGTCAATGTGTCGTTCGCCGTGCTGGTGACGGTCCGCGAGTCCCGGGTCCCCGCGGTGGCGGGCCTGGTCGCCACCGCTGCCGTGACCTCGGCAGCCTGGATGTGGTCGCCGCGTCCCGACACGGGCGGCGGCACCCGCATCGCCGTCGTCCAGCCCGGTGTCATCGACGGCCCCGACCGGCGCTTCGCCCGCGAGGAGCAGCTGACCCGCGACCTCGCGGGGCAGGACGTCGACCTGATCGTCTGGGGCGAGAGCAGCGTCGGTTTCGACCTCGGGGACCGGCCCGACCTGTCGAAGCGGATCGCGGCGCTCTCCGAGGAGACCGGCGCCGACATCCTCGTCAACGTGGATGCCCGCCGCTCCGACAAGCCCGGCATCTACAAGAGTTCGGTCCTGGTCGGTCCGGACGGCCTCACCGGCGACCGCTACGACAAGATGCGCCTGGTCCCCTTCGGCGAGTACATCCCGGCCCGCTCGCTGCTCGGCTGGGTCACCTCGGTCGGCAAGGCGGCGGCCGAGAACCGCAGGCACGGCTCCGAGCAGGTCGTGATGAACGTGGGCCACGGGCTGAAGGTCGGTCCGATGGTGTGCTTCGAGTCGGCGTTCCCCGACATGAGCCGCCATCTCGCCGAGAACGGCGCCCAGTTGCTGATCGCCCAGTCGGCGACCTCGTCCTTCCAGCAGAGCTGGGCCCCCGAGCAGCACGCCTCGCTGGCCGCCCTGCGCGCCGCCGAGACGGGCCGCCCGATGGTGCACTCGACCCTGACCGGGGTCTCCGCCGTCTACGACGCGAGCGGACAGCGCGTCGGACCGTGGGTCGGCACCGATGCCAGCACCGCGCGCGTGTACGACGTACCGCTGGCCACCGGGACGACGCCGTACGTCCGCTTCGGCGACTGGCCGGTGCACGCGGCACTGCTGGTCCTCGCCGTGTGGGGCGCCCTCCAACTGGCCGGGCGGTTCAGGCGGCCCGCTCCTGCACCGCGCGTACCACCCGCTCGCACAGCTCATGGGTCGCCAGCGCGTCCCGGGCGCTGA
- a CDS encoding nuclear transport factor 2 family protein yields MTQRVELATVMDRLTVDALVTDYAVAVDDGDWEAYRGLFTSDGRADYRSAGGIEGDAHHVAAWLAESLRLFSMRQHLIVNRRVRFDTLDQDTGDTAHVQADYINPMRLADDAPSTAPDFVCGGRYAFALLRTDDGWRLREVVVREKWRRLPDPRPTPVIN; encoded by the coding sequence ATGACGCAGCGTGTGGAGCTCGCGACCGTGATGGACCGGCTGACCGTGGACGCACTCGTCACCGATTACGCCGTGGCCGTCGACGACGGCGACTGGGAGGCGTACCGGGGACTGTTCACCTCGGACGGCCGGGCCGACTACCGCTCCGCGGGCGGGATCGAGGGGGACGCGCACCACGTCGCCGCCTGGCTCGCGGAGAGCCTGCGGCTGTTCTCGATGCGCCAGCACCTGATCGTCAACCGCCGCGTCCGGTTCGACACCCTGGACCAGGACACCGGCGACACGGCCCACGTCCAGGCCGACTACATCAACCCCATGCGCCTCGCCGACGACGCCCCCTCCACCGCCCCCGACTTCGTCTGCGGCGGCCGCTACGCCTTCGCCCTGCTGCGCACGGACGACGGCTGGCGGCTGCGCGAGGTCGTCGTGCGGGAGAAGTGGCGGCGTCTGCCGGACCCCCGGCCCACACCTGTGATCAACTGA
- a CDS encoding FAD-dependent monooxygenase yields the protein MRAIVVGAGIGGLTATLSLRRAGHDVTLVEQSRRLTEVGAGIQLAPNATRVLRRLGLLDTVAEHSTRPDHISFRTWSDGSEICRYVIGREAEEEFGAPYLQIHRADLQRALVAAVPPDALRLATAVVGIDQDDKAAHVTTASGERLDADLVVAADGIRSAARQWLFGADEAVFSHTAAYRALLPAAEVADLDLPEYAGWLGPDRHVVHYWLRGGELLNMVAVFVTDRAAQESWTARAEPGEQLRTFAGWDPRLLTVLDRAGQVFRYGIHTRAPLARWNLGRVTLLGDSAHAMVPFQAQGAAQAVMDAAVLGDCLTDTAPDEVPDALDRYVRRRAPAATTVQASSARAGDDYHVPDGPEAEARNARMVALAAKNRFGPHSTAWPLDVLAEG from the coding sequence ATGAGAGCGATCGTCGTGGGCGCGGGCATCGGCGGACTGACCGCGACGCTGAGCCTGCGCCGGGCCGGCCATGACGTGACCCTCGTCGAGCAGTCGCGGCGGCTCACCGAGGTCGGCGCCGGCATCCAGCTCGCCCCCAACGCCACCCGCGTACTGCGCCGTCTGGGACTGCTCGACACCGTCGCCGAACACTCCACGCGCCCGGACCACATCAGCTTCCGCACCTGGTCCGACGGCTCCGAGATCTGCCGCTACGTCATCGGCCGGGAGGCGGAGGAGGAGTTCGGGGCGCCGTACCTCCAGATCCACCGGGCCGATCTCCAACGCGCCCTGGTGGCCGCCGTACCGCCCGATGCGCTGCGCCTGGCCACCGCCGTCGTGGGGATCGACCAAGACGACAAGGCGGCCCATGTGACCACGGCGAGCGGCGAACGTCTGGACGCCGACCTCGTCGTGGCCGCCGACGGCATCCGCTCCGCGGCCCGCCAGTGGCTCTTCGGCGCGGACGAGGCGGTGTTCTCCCACACCGCCGCCTACCGGGCCCTCCTCCCCGCCGCCGAGGTCGCCGACCTGGACCTCCCGGAGTACGCCGGCTGGCTCGGCCCGGACCGCCACGTCGTCCACTACTGGCTGCGCGGCGGCGAACTCCTCAACATGGTGGCCGTGTTCGTGACGGACCGGGCGGCCCAGGAGTCGTGGACCGCGCGGGCGGAACCCGGTGAGCAGCTGCGCACCTTCGCCGGGTGGGATCCCCGGCTGCTGACCGTCCTCGACCGCGCGGGCCAGGTGTTCCGCTACGGCATCCACACGCGCGCCCCGCTCGCGCGCTGGAACCTCGGCCGGGTCACGCTCCTCGGGGACAGCGCCCACGCCATGGTGCCCTTCCAGGCCCAGGGCGCGGCCCAGGCCGTCATGGACGCGGCCGTCCTCGGCGACTGCCTGACCGACACGGCACCGGACGAGGTGCCCGACGCGCTGGACCGGTACGTCCGCAGGCGGGCCCCGGCGGCCACGACCGTGCAGGCGAGCTCCGCCCGCGCCGGCGACGACTACCACGTGCCGGACGGCCCCGAGGCCGAAGCCCGCAACGCCCGCATGGTCGCCCTCGCGGCCAAGAACAGGTTCGGCCCCCACTCGACCGCCTGGCCCCTCGACGTCCTGGCCGAGGGCTGA
- a CDS encoding ricin-type beta-trefoil lectin domain protein produces the protein MEIPLRGVGPFTLTQGPGLRPLPGHHRPLPGHGTLAGIWDCNGAANQRFTSTSAGELRVYGGAKCLDVVGAATANGTAVNIWDCNGQSTSPSLMEAQTTSRRPRRATRCRGIGPAPRQPRRRHRRRRSLRRRALSHIRRDDGVGEGGVLGGRRLGVAGLATAA, from the coding sequence CTGGAGATTCCTCTCCGGGGCGTCGGCCCGTTCACGCTCACTCAAGGGCCAGGGCTGCGGCCGCTGCCTGGACATCACCGGCCGCTCCCAGGCCACGGAACCCTCGCTGGGATCTGGGACTGCAACGGCGCCGCCAACCAACGGTTCACCAGCACCAGCGCGGGCGAGCTGCGGGTCTACGGCGGCGCCAAGTGTCTGGACGTCGTCGGCGCAGCCACCGCCAACGGCACCGCCGTGAACATCTGGGACTGCAACGGCCAGTCAACCTCGCCGAGTCTGATGGAGGCTCAAACGACCTCTCGGCGCCCACGTCGCGCCACTCGCTGCCGTGGAATCGGCCCGGCACCTCGTCAACCCCGACGACGCCATCGTCGGCGGAGGTCCCTGCGGCGACGGGCCCTCTCTCACATCCGAAGAGACGACGGGGTCGGAGAAGGAGGCGTCCTCGGCGGCAGACGCCTAGGCGTCGCAGGCCTCGCCACCGCTGCCTGA
- a CDS encoding VOC family protein, with protein MSEIKKFQVTFDCAEPERLARFWCEVLGYVTPPPPEGFTTWDDFNRTLPPEKQGSWFSCSDPSGVGPRLFFQRVPEGKHVKNRVHLDVRVGTGLVGDERLAALEAECARLIALGATHVQTLYADEENESCIPMLDIEGNEFCID; from the coding sequence ATGTCAGAGATCAAGAAGTTCCAAGTCACCTTTGACTGCGCAGAACCTGAGCGCCTCGCTCGCTTCTGGTGTGAAGTGTTGGGGTACGTCACGCCGCCGCCACCTGAGGGGTTCACCACCTGGGACGATTTCAACCGCACCCTGCCTCCTGAGAAGCAGGGATCATGGTTCTCCTGCAGTGATCCCTCAGGCGTAGGCCCGCGTCTGTTCTTCCAGCGCGTCCCGGAAGGCAAGCACGTTAAGAATCGGGTGCACCTCGACGTCCGGGTCGGGACCGGGCTCGTGGGGGACGAGCGCCTCGCTGCGCTCGAAGCCGAGTGCGCACGACTGATCGCGCTCGGTGCGACCCACGTGCAAACGCTGTATGCCGATGAGGAAAACGAGTCGTGCATCCCGATGCTGGACATCGAGGGCAACGAGTTCTGTATCGACTGA
- a CDS encoding DinB family protein — protein MTQRTDTPPTWDERTQLITFLDYARDTARAKCEGVSAQDARRAPLPNSPLMTLCGLISHLRWVEYHWVQVMFLGEEPAGPLTQASDDDPDPEMRTAVDVPLPQLLAAYEEQSDRYRRLLSDHDLNARAKRSISDGRHVDLRWVILHLIEEISRHNGHLDIVRELVDGRTGV, from the coding sequence ATGACGCAACGAACCGATACGCCTCCCACCTGGGACGAGCGCACGCAGCTGATCACCTTCCTGGACTACGCTCGTGACACGGCGCGAGCCAAGTGCGAGGGCGTGTCCGCACAAGACGCCCGCAGGGCCCCGCTCCCGAACTCACCGCTGATGACCCTGTGTGGGCTGATCAGCCATCTGCGGTGGGTCGAGTACCACTGGGTCCAAGTGATGTTCCTGGGGGAGGAACCAGCGGGTCCGCTCACGCAGGCGAGTGACGACGACCCCGACCCCGAGATGCGGACAGCTGTCGACGTCCCGTTGCCCCAGCTTCTCGCCGCATACGAAGAGCAGAGCGACCGCTACCGTCGCCTGCTGTCCGACCACGACTTGAACGCAAGGGCCAAGCGTTCCATCAGTGACGGCCGCCACGTGGACCTCCGTTGGGTGATCCTCCACCTCATCGAAGAGATCTCCCGACACAACGGGCACCTCGACATCGTGCGAGAGCTCGTCGACGGACGGACCGGCGTCTGA